One region of Monomorium pharaonis isolate MP-MQ-018 chromosome 11, ASM1337386v2, whole genome shotgun sequence genomic DNA includes:
- the LOC105839686 gene encoding histone H3.3, whose product MVRRKNIPRSKPTAAKRNKTNVIVDKSKRTSRVLQEIRHLRRTTHFLIPKLSFARLVRDIIRDIFPRDEIARIQATALEALQEATEMYIVQFFEDAVLLALHAKRVTLMRNDMILMRRLRGRNDVINR is encoded by the exons ATGGTCCGACGAAAAAACATACCGAG atcCAAGCCGACAGCAGCCAAAAGAAACAAA ACAAATGTAATAGTGGACAAAAGTAAAAGGACAAGCCGAGTATTACAGGAAATTAGACATCTGAGAAGAACAACACATTTTCTCATTCCTAAATTATCTTTTGCACGTTTAGTTAGAGACATTATTCGTGACATATTTCCAAGAGACGAGATCGCCAG gaTACAAGCCACTGCTCTCGAAGCTTTACAAGAAGCGACAGAGATGTACATTGTACAATTCTTTGAAGATGCAGTATTGTTAGCATTGCATGCTAAAAGAGTCACTCTTATGCGAAACGATATGATTTTAATGCGCAGGCTGAGGGGCCGCAATGATGTcattaatagataa